A region of Gracilinanus agilis isolate LMUSP501 chromosome 3, AgileGrace, whole genome shotgun sequence DNA encodes the following proteins:
- the LOC123241652 gene encoding keratin-associated protein 19-3-like, producing the protein MSYYGGYYGGLGYGYGSGYGCGCGCCPGLGYGFGGCGYGGLGYGGYGYGSCGYGCYRPFCCRSYYGGLGYGYGSGYGCGCGCFRGLGYGFGSCGCGGLGYGGYGYRGYGYGCCRPSCCGRYYSCGYY; encoded by the exons ATGAGCTACTACGGAGGATACTATGGAGGCCTGGGCTATGGCTATGGCTCTGGTTATGGCTGTGGATGTGGCTGCTGTCCTGGCCTAGGCTATGGCTTTGGAGGCTGTGGCTATGGAGGCCTGGGCTATGGAGGCTATGGCTATGGTAGCTGTGGCTATGGCTGCTACCGCCCCTTCTGCTGTAGAAG CTACTATGGGGGCCTGGGCTATGGCTATGGCTCTGGTTATGGCTGTGGATGTGGCTGCTTCCGTGGCTTAGGCTATGGCTTTGGTAGCTGTGGCTGTGGAGGCCTGGGCTATGGTGGCTATGGCTATCGAGGCTATGGTTATGGCTGCTGCCGCCCATCTTGTTGTGGAAGATATTATTCCTGTGGCTACTACTGA